A DNA window from Candidatus Acidiferrales bacterium contains the following coding sequences:
- a CDS encoding DUF4296 domain-containing protein produces MRCCESAPAMNMNSRVWRVQLLRSLRLSLMFLSVSLFFSCSDKPPIREGDFVEIYVQLQLTDAQYSAQPSVQKAKVDSLLKAFNVNDSLVNSTLSWYSRKPERWQKFFGDVQNRMSGIKAAYLREKH; encoded by the coding sequence ATGCGTTGCTGTGAATCGGCTCCGGCCATGAATATGAATTCAAGAGTCTGGAGAGTGCAGCTCCTGCGAAGTCTGCGGCTGTCCCTTATGTTCCTTTCGGTTTCTTTATTTTTTTCATGCTCCGACAAACCTCCGATTCGTGAGGGGGATTTCGTCGAAATTTACGTCCAGCTCCAGTTGACGGATGCACAATACTCCGCTCAGCCATCGGTACAAAAAGCAAAAGTGGATTCACTTCTGAAGGCGTTCAACGTGAACGACAGTCTGGTGAATTCCACATTATCGTGGTACAGTCGTAAACCGGAACGTTGGCAGAAATTTTTTGGCGATGTTCAGAATAGAATGAGCGGGATTAAGGCTGCCTATCTCCGAGAGAAACACTGA
- the rsmI gene encoding 16S rRNA (cytidine(1402)-2'-O)-methyltransferase: MNSTLYVVSTPIGNYDDISLRALAVLKQVDFVICEEFKEGYKLLRYYGIDKPLEALNEHNEARDAEATVERIRDGANAALVSDAGTPVFADPGAKLINAALKCGIKVVPIPGASSILAALVVCNFDISSFHYAGFLPRKKDERLRRLKELASMKFVSVIMETPYRFKALIEDCLSTFGRDRRAVVAVDLTMETEKIIRGRLGDIEREFKKEPFKAEFVLVLDAPGRN, from the coding sequence TTGAATTCCACTCTCTATGTAGTTTCGACTCCGATCGGCAACTATGACGATATTTCTCTTCGAGCATTAGCTGTTTTAAAGCAGGTCGACTTTGTAATCTGCGAAGAGTTCAAAGAAGGCTACAAGCTTCTTCGCTATTACGGGATCGATAAACCTCTCGAAGCCTTGAACGAACACAACGAAGCAAGAGATGCCGAAGCGACAGTTGAAAGGATTAGAGACGGAGCAAATGCTGCTCTTGTCTCGGATGCCGGTACGCCCGTGTTTGCCGATCCGGGTGCAAAATTAATCAACGCCGCATTGAAATGCGGTATCAAGGTTGTTCCAATTCCCGGTGCATCGTCGATACTTGCTGCGCTTGTCGTCTGCAATTTTGATATAAGCTCGTTCCACTATGCAGGTTTTCTGCCGAGAAAGAAGGACGAGCGGTTGAGGAGATTAAAAGAGCTTGCATCCATGAAGTTTGTATCCGTTATAATGGAGACACCGTACAGGTTCAAGGCGCTTATTGAAGATTGCCTTTCAACTTTCGGAAGAGACAGAAGGGCTGTTGTCGCGGTTGACCTCACGATGGAAACTGAAAAAATTATTCGCGGGAGATTGGGAGACATTGAACGGGAATTCAAAAAAGAGCCGTTCAAGGCCGAATTTGTTTTGGTTTTAGATGCGCCGGGCAGGAATTGA
- a CDS encoding AI-2E family transporter has product MNDERSREDANLLAEEVESPEKIRGEENSLPSFLSGKREWVIYAVALCLLLVLGYAVREVFTPIFIFVLFLFATYPFRHEAIIRHFILVATLVFLFWFAFEISGAVVPFVVAFLLSYIFTPVVEWLAKKRIPRPVSIAGILLVLLGILVAIFVVVLPMVFQQFQNFLASIPTLAGEISNSLNNLVNRGFLGFAPESQGLQQAVINEISSRIEDVTRAIPNGILNFVAQAATALTKMLNLVLVPFLSFYIMKDFDLIKTRVKMLFPRRQRQLVSELYVIVDRILGSYLRGALTVAFINAIVISLLMSIWGVKYPLVIGLISGVLDMIPYFGVIISTSVAVLIALFGDNPGFQVVMVLCSFLGMNLTETAILYPKIIGSKIGVHPVMLILALLIFGYFLGFLGLLIAVPTTAILIAFRKYYERNLRTEH; this is encoded by the coding sequence AGGGAGTGGGTCATTTATGCCGTTGCGCTCTGTCTCCTTTTAGTCCTCGGCTATGCGGTACGGGAAGTGTTTACTCCGATATTTATCTTCGTGCTATTTTTGTTTGCCACGTATCCGTTCAGACACGAAGCTATTATTCGTCATTTTATTTTGGTGGCCACTCTCGTGTTCTTATTCTGGTTCGCATTTGAAATATCGGGAGCAGTTGTACCGTTCGTCGTCGCGTTTCTTCTGAGCTATATCTTTACTCCCGTCGTCGAATGGCTGGCAAAGAAAAGGATCCCGCGCCCGGTTTCTATCGCCGGTATTCTTCTCGTGCTGCTGGGAATTCTTGTTGCCATATTCGTAGTAGTTCTTCCCATGGTGTTCCAGCAGTTTCAGAATTTTCTCGCGTCCATTCCGACTCTCGCCGGTGAAATAAGTAATTCTCTCAACAACCTTGTGAACAGGGGTTTTCTCGGCTTCGCGCCGGAGAGTCAGGGACTTCAGCAGGCGGTCATAAATGAGATCTCTTCGAGGATCGAGGATGTAACGCGTGCGATACCAAATGGCATTCTGAATTTTGTCGCACAAGCGGCAACTGCGTTGACTAAGATGCTGAATCTCGTGCTTGTGCCCTTCCTAAGCTTTTATATCATGAAAGATTTTGATCTGATAAAGACCAGAGTCAAGATGTTATTCCCGCGGCGGCAGCGCCAGCTCGTATCCGAACTTTATGTAATCGTCGACAGGATCCTCGGAAGCTATTTGCGTGGAGCATTGACCGTCGCGTTCATAAACGCGATTGTTATCTCCCTGCTAATGTCGATCTGGGGCGTGAAGTATCCTCTCGTGATCGGACTTATCTCGGGTGTGCTGGACATGATTCCATATTTTGGAGTTATCATCAGCACTTCGGTTGCAGTATTGATCGCGCTTTTTGGAGACAATCCGGGTTTCCAGGTCGTCATGGTGCTGTGTTCATTTCTCGGGATGAACCTGACTGAAACGGCTATTCTCTATCCGAAAATCATCGGCTCAAAAATAGGCGTGCATCCCGTCATGTTGATCCTTGCACTTTTAATCTTTGGGTATTTTCTGGGATTCCTCGGTCTGTTAATAGCTGTGCCCACGACAGCAATCCTTATTGCTTTCAGAAAATATTACGAACGGAACCTTAGAACAGAACATTGA